The genomic DNA GCGAGATCAGGTGCTCGACGTAGAGCTCGCGATTGAGCGGGGTGCTGACGCTCGCCGTGTTGCTGGCGCTGGCAGTGATGTGGAATTTGCGGGTCGTGTTGTACGCGAGCGGGGTGCGCGTCACGCGGATCAGGAAGTAGTAGTCGTTGCAGTCGCCGGCCAGCAGCAATGGGTCGGTCTCGACGCTGGTGCCGCGCGGCGAGATGTTGATGTACTGGTTCGCCGTGTCGAACGTGTAATTGACAGAGATGTCGTTTGCCGCGCTCGTGCCCGTGTTGCAGACACGGGCACCGGACAGGAATTCGTACGGCCCCTGATTCAGCGGGTTGTTGCTGTCGAGGCCGACGATGTTCCACGTCAGCATGTTGATCGTCAGTTGCGGTGCGGCACTTGCGACACCCGGCGTGACAAAAGTCACGGCAGCAAAGACGAACGCAGCGATCCTGGCGGCAGTGCCACCGAACGACACGAATTTCATCGACTGTCCCCTTACTTTGCGACGTCTGCCGCAAAGCCGTTCCCGCCTTCCCTTGCAGAAGGCGACCTGACTCCCCGCGCACAAAGTCCCCGGAAATACCCTCGGATGCAAAGGAAAATTACGGTTTTTGTGCGTCTTAAGGCTGACTCAGCGATCAAGATGCCGCGTGTGCCGCTGCGTCAAAGAATTGATTTCGGCCACGACGGGAGACGGCCGAGCAGGACGGCGGGAGGCTCGGGGTCGAGCCGGACGTGGCAGCAAGGTCGTTGTTACCAATTGGACAGGAGTACCGGGCAGCCGGGCGTCTCCCCGACACTATGGATGGCGCCACCAGTACCGCGCCGCGCCCGGCAGCCAAGGTCGCAGGAAACCATGAGAATCCGGCGTAACGACTGCCGATCCGGACGGCGCCGGTGATGTGAAAATCAGAACACCGCGTAGCCGCCGTCGATCCGGATCGTATCGCCGGTATGGAAATCCGACGCCCTGGACGCGAGATAGACCGCAATCCCTTCGAAATCGGCCGGCGTGCCCCAGCGCCGCGCCGGCGTCCGGTGAACGACCGTTTCCCGAAGCTTGTCCCAGGACCGCGCGCCTTCGGTCATGTCGGTTTCGATCCAGCCCGGCAGGATCGTGTTCGCCTGGATCCCGTGGCGGGCGAGCTCGACGGCCAGCGACCGGACCATCGCCGTCAGGCCGGCCTTGCTGGCCGAGTACTGGGCCTGGCGCGGCATTCCGTGGATCGAGCCGATCGAAGCGATGCCGACGAGCTTGCCGCCGCCGCCGCGCTCGATCATGTGGCGCGACGCCTCGCGGAACGTCAGGAACGCGCCGACCAGGTTGATGTCGACGACCGCATTCCAGTCCGCGAGCGTCATCTCCGGAAAGGCCGCGGCCTTTCCGACCCCGGCGTTCGCGAAGCACGAGTCGACCCGCCCCAGGTCGCCGACGGCGCGCTTCATCGCCTCCGCGACCTGCTCCTCGCTCGTCACGTCGACGACATACGCGCGGGCCTTGGCGCCGAGCCGCTCGAGCGCGGCCTTCGCCTCGTCGTTTTTGACGGAATTGCGGCCCCAGATCGCGATTGCCGCGCCGGCCTTCGCGAGGCCGCTGGCCATGCCGAGGCCGATTCCACCGTTTCCGCCCGTCACCAGCGCGACGTGTCCTCGAAGATCCAGGCTCATGCCGGTCCTCTTAACGTGCCGATTGCGCGCAGCCAAAGACCACGCGGGCGCAGCTCGTGGTGGTTCGGGCGCGCCGCTGCTGGCAGTCTCGCGCACGGTGACCGCGGAGCGCGACAGCAAACCGCCGGAGACCCGGGCCGGGAACCGGTCGCGGATCGCTCTGATCGTCGTCGACCACGGCAGCCGCAACGAGGCTTCCAATGCAAGCCTCGACGCCGCGGTCCGCGAGATCGCGGCCCTCGCCGGCGATCGCTACATTGCCGTGCTTCCCGCGCACATGGACCTCGCGAGCCCGACGATCGCCGAAGCCTTCGATCGCGCGGCGGCAGCGGGCGCTTCGCTCGTCGTCGTCGCGCTCTACTTCCTCGCGCCCGGGCGGCATTCGGAAATCGATGTTCCGAGGCTCGCTGCCGAGGCCGCCGGCCGTCACTCCGGGATCGGATTCGTCGTGACGGCGTGCCTCGGTCCGGACACGGCAATTTCAGGGCTCGTCGTGGCCCGTGCAGAGGCTGCGCTTTCGTTGCGCGAATCCTGACGCCGCGCTTCGCTCAGCTTGCCGTTTTTGACAGAAAAGACCGTGGGTTGGCCGCCCCGCCGAGAAATCGGGGACAGACACCGATTTCCGAAAATCGGGGTCTGTCCCCGATTTCCCGGTCCCGGCTCCCGCAATCCCGGAGGACTCCCGACGTGAAATTCGCGACCGCACTGGCCTTCAACGATCCGCTCCATTTTGCCGAGATGGCCCGCACCGCGGACGAATGCGGCTGGGACTGGTTCGCCGTCTCCGACCACCTGGTATTCCCGGAGAAGCTCGACAGCGCCTACCCGTACGCCAAGGACGGCAAGCCGTACTGGTCGACGTCGACTCCGTGGCCCGATCCGTGGACGGCGATCGCGGCGATGGCCGCCGTCACGAAGCGGCTGCGCTTCATGACCAACATCTACATCCTGCCGGTGCGCAATCCGGTGCTGATCGCGAAGCAGATCGCGACCGTCGCGTACATGTCGGGCGGACGCGTCGCGCTCGGCATCGGCACCGGATGGATGAAGGAAGAATTCGAGCTGCTCGAAGTGAATTTCCACACACGTGGAAAACGCATGGACGAGGAGATCGATATACTTCGCACATTGTGGCGGGGAGGGATGGTCGAGTATCACGGCAAGCACTACAACTTCGATCGTCTCGAGATGAGCCCCGTACCGAAAGAGCCGGTTCCGATCCTGGTCGGAGGCGTCAGCGACGCAGCGCTGCGGCGCGCGGCGCGCACCGGCGACGGCTGGATCGCGGTCCAGCACTCGACCGAAGAGCTTCGCGAGCTGCTCGGAAAGCTCGGCGCGCTGCGCAAGGAATTCGGAACCGACGCAAAACCGTTCGAGGCCGTGGTGGCGTGCACGGATGTCTTCGATGTCGACGGCTATCGCCGTATCGAGGACCTGGGCGCAACCACCTTGACGACCGCTCCGTGGGTCCTTTACGGTGCAGATCCGAACTCGCTCGAAGAGAAGAAAGATTCGCTCAAGCGTTTTGCCGACGACGTGATCTCGAAGTTCAGGAGCTGAGGGTGCCAAACAAAAAGCCGAAGCGCGTCCGGCGCACCGCCGAAGAAGCCAAGGTGATGATCCTCGACGCGGCCGAACGCCGGCTGCGCGAGCTCGGGCCGGCCGGAATCAAGCTGCAGGAGCTGGCGGCCGACGTCGGCGTTTCCCATCCGGCGATCCTGCATCACTTCGGCAGCCGCGACGGCCTCGTCGAAGCCGTGGTGCGGCGTGCGCTCGATACGCTTCGCGACTCGACGCTCGACCAGGTTCGCCAGCACATGCGTCGCGAAGTGGATATTCCGTCCATTCTCGACGCCGTCTTCGGGATCCTCGCGGAACGCGGTCACGCCCGCCTGGTCGCCTGGCTGATCCTCGAAGGAAAGAACTCGCGCGACGAGTCGCGCCTGATGCGTGCGCTCGCCGAAGCCGCGCACGTGCGCATGATTTCCGGAGGCTGGACCGAGGGACGGCATTTCGAGTTCGAGGACATGCTGTTCACGATCATGCTCGTCGGCACGGCGGCGCTCGGCTCGGGTGTTGCCGGCGAAGCGATGCGCTTCAGCTGCGGGATCGAAGACGACACCGGCGTCGAGGAGCGTTTCCGCCGCTGGCTGAGCGCGCTGATCTCGCACTACCTGTCCGGTACGGGAACGTTCGCGCCGCCCGCGGCGAAGGCTGCGGAGCCGAAATAGATCGCACTACTTGACGGCGAGCGGGTTGACCGGCGAGCCGATGCCGCCGGTCACCTTGAGCGGCGGCGCCGTCAGCAGGAACTCCCAGCAGCCGTCGGCCGCGCAGTCTTCGGCGAACGCGTCGAGCTGGAACATCTCGCCGAACGGCATGCCCATGTCGCGGATCGCGAGCAGGTGCAGCGGGTAGAGAAGCGACGGGTCTTCGCACGGCATCACTTCGACGGCCGTTGTATCCGAACAGACCGCTGCGAGGTCGTGCGCGTGAATCCATTCCGCCGCGTCGATGCCGAGGCCCGGGCCCTGCCACAGATACGTCTCGCGGTCGCCGTCCTTCGTGAACACCGAAAGATGGCCCGTGCGCAGCACGAGGATGTCGCCCGGCAGCAGCTTCGATCCCTGCTTTGCGAGCGCGTCGTCGAGCTCGGACGGACGAATCGCGCTTCCCGGGGCCAGTCGTTCGACGCCGCGGTGCCGCGCGAGGTCGACGAGCACGCCGCGCGACAGAATCCCGCCTTCGGCCAGCTTGTCGATGCCGTTCCTGGTCGCGCCCCCGACGCCGAGATGGTCGGAGACCGGATAGCCGTTGTAGAGCTTCCCGTCGTAGTGAACGTGCGCGAGGCTGTCCCACTGCGTCGAGCACTGCAGCGGAAGCGTCAGCACGTCGTCCGAGTAGCAGAAGCCGCGCGGATCCTCGCCGATCAGCGTGCCGATTGCCGTCATGTAGTGCTGCGGATTGAAGCGGCCGATCACCGTTCCGCTCTGCGGACCGTCGGCACCGAGCGAAAGGCCAAGACTGAAGATGTCGCCGCGCCGCACGCACGCCGTCGCGCGCCGCACGACCTCCGGCGTGATCAGGTTGAGCGTCCCGCGCTCATCCTCCGCCCCCCACCGCCCCCAGTTCGAAACCTTCGCCGCGATCTCGCGTACCCGCTCCATGCGTTCTGCCTCAGGAAACAAAAAGGGGACAGGTACATTTAATTTTCCGCAGAGAAATCAGCCTGCGCAGAAAAAATGTACCTGTCCCCATTTAAAATCAGTAGTGAAATTCGGGGAGGACTTTTGTGACGAACAGCTCGAGCTGGTCGGCCTGCACCTGCCACGGCACCGTGCCCTGGTAGAAGAAGTTCCACGAGATCCATTCGAGATCGCCGTCGCCGTGGCACTTGACGAGCGCAGCCAGCTGCCGCTTTACGTCGTCGATCGTGCCGCACAGCTGGTAGCCCTTGTCGATCATCCGCTGCGTCGCCACATGCTCGTCCTTGAACTTGAGCGGGCGCATCGAAGTATCGTCCTCCGGGGAACGGAACACCTCACCGAAACCGAACAGGTTGAAGTAGTGGTGGTACTCGTAACCGGTCGTCTTCGCGGCCAGCTCGAACGCTTCCTCGCGCGTCTTGCCGATCGTGATCGCCCGCACCGCGCCGAGACGCTGGCCGAGCTTCAGCTTGTGGCCGCCCTTTGCGGCTTCGTTCTGATAAAGATTGGCCCACTTCAGGAAGCCTTCCGGCGACGATTCGAACACCCACGGCATGATCCCGCGATGCGCGCAGTCGATCAGCGACTTTTCCGACAGCGTGAACGGCGCCCAGATCGGCGGATGCGGCTGCTGGTACGGCCTCGGCACGACGCCGATTTTGCGAATGACTCCGGCGTCGTCGATCTCGCCGCGAGCGCCGTAGTTTCGCGTCCACTCCGGCGCCGCCCAGCCGTCGATGCCTTCGTACGGGAACGGCACCTTGTAGTGATGGCCGTTGTACGAGAAGCAGTCTTCGGTCCATGCCTTTTGTACGATCTCGAGCTTCTCGTCGTAGATGTCGCGGTTGGCCGAATCGCCCTTGTCGCCCTGGCCGGTCGCCGATTCGGCGCCCTGGCCGAGCACCTTCATCCATTTCTTCTGGTAGCCGCGCGCGAACGCGACGGCGACGCGGCCTTTGGTGAGCTGGTCGAGAATCGCGATGTCTTCGGCGACGCGAATCGGGTCGGCGGTCGGAAGCACGATCGACATCGGCGCGAACGTGATGCGCTTGGTGCGCGCCGCAAAGTCCGCATAGAGCAGCACCGGGTTGACCGAGACCTCGCCGCCTTCGGTATGAAAGTGGTGCTCGGTCGTCGAGAACGCATCGACGCCGAGCTCATCGGCGAGAATGACGAGCTGCCTCAGCTCGTCGAGCATCATCTGGTAGCGCTCGGTGCTGCGACCGATCGGACGAAGCTGCGCCCGTTCTTCGTTCGTGGAGGGGATGGTGGGCATCGCGAAGAGGTCGAGCTTCAAGTTGGTCTCCTTTCTGCGGGCGGCGCGGCCAGGCCAGTGGCTGCGGGCCGCTCCGGCGCAAATCCGGCGCCGGCAAGCGACTTTCGTAGCGGACTGAAACGTGTTCTACAAGCCCGCCGCGGGCAATTCCAGCGGCGCCGGCATCGGCGCGGGGATCAGGCGCCGGAGTACGGCTTGCCGAACGGCGCGTACGGGTCGCCCGGAATCTCCACGAGCTCGATCATCGTTCCGTCGGGATCGGTCAGGAAGACCAGCCGCGAGTTGTATTCGGGATAATCGGTGCGCGTATCGTCGAGCACGGTGACGCGGGCTTCGCGCATCTTCGCGAGGGTCGCATCGAGGTTGTCCACGCGCAGCATGATCGCGGCCATGCCGGGAACGTTCAACGCCCTGGGCCGCCACGCGCCCTCGCGTTTCGGCGAGCGGAACTCGAACAGCGCCAGGCGCACGCCGTCACGCTCGAGGAACACCGTGGTCTGGTCGACGCCCGAAAGGCCGAGCAGGCGGTCGGCATCCGCTCCGCGAACCTCGACTTCGGTGAGCGCGCGAAAGCCGAGAAGGTCACGGTAGAACGGAACGGATTTCGCAAGACTCGACACGCAGATGCCGAGGTGGCCGAAGCGGATGACGGACATCGCCGGCCCTTTACGCCGCCGCGAAGCGTTCGCGCAGCCACGACGTGACGATCTTCATCGCGCCGTCACGCCCCGGAGCGTTCGGATTGCACTTCGGCGGAAGGCCGAGGTGATCGCCGTCGACGTAGTGAATCTGCTTGTCGGAGGCTCCCGACGCCTGATGGATCGCCTCGAGGTCCGGGATCCAGACGACGTTGTCGCCGGTATAGCTGATGACCAGCGTCGGCTGCCGGATCTTCGGGATGCATTCGAGCGTGGAGGCGCGCGAGCTCAGCCCAGACCACGTCGAAAGCCACGCGCGCGGCGTATGCAGCTTTCCGAACCCGGCCTCGATCGAATTGAAGATGTCGGGCCGCGGAGAAAAGAACGATCCGTAATCGCGTTTCGACGGATAGATCGAAAGGTCGCAGTACGCCGGGTTGGCCTCGGTGCGATGGATCTCCATGTAGCGGCCGAGAAACGCCCGCCGCCAGACGAACTGCTTCTGCTTGAACGTCAGGTCTTCGAACGCCTCGTCCGCCATCTCCCGCTGGTGATGGCGCTGCACGACGATGCAGTTCCTGGCGATGGCATCGAGCCGGGCGACCCGTCCGCGCTGCGCCGCGCGATACATCTGCAGGAACTCGGCGCTGTAGCTGCTCGATGCAGGAGGCTCGGCAAAGCCGTTCTCCGGATTGAACATGTCGAGCGACGGATCGATCGACAGCGCGTCGTCTTCGCGCACGACCGACGGATCGATGCAGCCGAGCATCAGCACGCCCTGGCCGAGATGCGTCGCGAGCTGAACGATCCCGTCCGCCTCCGGCATCTCGAATGCGTTGAGGTCGTACGGATCGCCGGCCGCGGTGGTCGTCAGTCGCCCCGGCGGCTTCGTCGTGGCCTGCGACTGGTAGAACGTGTAGAGCGCGCCGCCTCCGCTGTTGCCGAGCAGCACGACGTTCTCGAAGCGCTTCCTCAGCTCCTTCATCGACGCGGCCACGTCGACGATCAGCATTTCGTGGATGAGGCCGACGTCGTTGTTGAGCCAGCGCCCGGCCTGGCCGAACGCCGCGTAACCGGCCTCGAGCAGTGCCGGAATCGCGTAGTGGCGGCTCATGTCGCCGCGCGGATGCATCATGCAGACGACAGTGCGCTCGCCGCCGCGCGTGTAGAGCACGCCGTGTGACTCGCCGCGGTCTTCGGCGACGAGCGGCATGTTCTCGGTGCGGACTCCGGCCGGAAGCGTATCGAACGACCACAGGCTGGGGCCGAGCTGCGGATAGCGAAGAAGCTGGATTGCCATCGGTTATCCGCCCATCAGGCCGGGCTATTGTCCGGCCGGTCCGGCATCAGGCCGGACTCGTCCGGCCGGTCCGGCATCAGGCCGGACTCGTCCGGCCGGTTCGGCATCAGGCCGGACTCGTCCGGCCGGTTCGGATTGATCAGCTGAACCGCGCTGCGCGCCGTGGCGCGGGCCTCGGCAGTGATGGTGAGGGGACGAAGCGCGTCGATGTTGACCGCCTCGAGGTCGTAATACGAGATCGCGTCCCAGTGCTGCTCGGCCATCGCGCGCGCATCCTCGCCGGGACCGTGGACTGCGCCGCGGGGATGCACCATGAACGTCGCCTTGTGCATCGGCGCGCCCATCATCGTGCCTCCGTGCAGGAACCCGATCTCGTCGTAGTCCATGTTGCGGTGGTAGTACGGGAGCCGCGCAGTGCCGCGCTCCATCTCGGCCGGCCGCGGCACGAAGTTGCAGATGATCCAGCCCGGACCCTGGAACAGCGCGAACGCCGTCGGCGGGACGTGGTTGCGGTCGCTGACGACAGCCCGGAAGTCGAGATTGTGGAAACGGAACGGAAACAGGTCGCCTTTCCAGCCGACCACGTCGAGCGGATGCGTCGCATAGAAAAACGACGTGAACGATCCGGCGCGCTTGACGCGCACCTCGTACTCCGGGCGTCCGTCGTTCTCGTATGCCGCGGGCTCCGGAATCATCAGAAGGGTAGGGTCGTACGGGTTGTGCCGACCGAGCAGCGTGTGCTCGGCGAGCGAGATCTCGCCGGTGCTCTCGATGTGCAGGAAGTAGTTGTCGCGGGTCGACGGAACCACGCGGAACGTGACGCCTTTCGGCAGCACCACGTAGTCGCCGGCCTTGAAGTCGAGCGGGCCGAACTCGGTCTCGATGACGCCGGCGCCGCGATGCGTGAACCAGATCTCGTCGGCGTCGGCGTTGCGGTACCAGTACGGCATCGGCTCGCTGCGCCGGCTGACCGAGATGACGAGATCGTCGTTGTAGAAGCAGCGGGTCGGAAGCCCGCGCACGTTCGTCTCGTCCGACGCACCGATCTGCTGGCCGTCGAGATCGAGCGGCGCGAAGTCGCCTTCGACGCGCAGCCATCCGGTCGGCTCGTTGCGACGGTACATCTCGGCAACGCGTCCCTGGAAGCCGCCGCGGCCGATCTCTTCTTCCTTGAGCCCGCCCGGGACGCTGACATGCGCCTGCCGGGAAACCTGGCCTTTGCTCAGATGGAACCAGGAGTTCATCGACTTCATGCGAACAGGGTCCTCTGGGCGTAAAGCGTGTCCACGTATTCCTTGACGCCGGCGATCTTGCCGCCGGCGATCTCGAACAGGAAATGGTAGTAGTTCGAGTACTCGGCGCCTTTGGCGGTAGTCGCGGTGATGTGGATCTCTGCGGCAACCTTGCTGTCGTCGGCAACCATGCCGAGGATCTCGATCTTCATCGGCTCGGGCGCGTACAGCGAGACGCCCTTGGCGAACATGCCGAGCACCGCTTCCTTGCCCCGGTACGTGCCGGCCATCGGCGACGACGGCGGAACCCACCACACCACGTCGTCGGCAAACGCGGCCACGACCTTGTCGGACGCGCCGCTCCGTACGGCATCGAAGTAGTCGCGAATGAGTTTCTTGTTGGCTTCGGGCGAGGCTCCCATCGTCTGCGGATTCTCCTTGAAGTGCTGCGCGTGGTGAGGACCGGGGACCGGCTGGTTTGGACGAACGCCGATGCTACCCTCGACACGCAACTTTAAGCAAGAACACGTTCTAGGCCTCGCCGGGGCCGCAAAAACCCCTCGAACCGGCGATCGGGAGCAGCACACCATGTCGGACATGCCGAAGGCCTTTCACCTGACGCCCGAAATCCAGCGTTACGTGGTCGAGCACAGCGCCCCGATCGACGCCGTGCAGCAGGCCCTCATCGCCGAGACGGAGCAGCTCGGCTTCATCTCCATCATGCAGATCTCGCCCGAGCAGGGAGCGTTCATGGAGCAGCTGGCGCGCCTGCTTGGCGCGAAGCGCATCATCGAGGTCGGCACGTTCACCGGTTATTCGGCGCTGTGCTTTGCGCGCGCGCTGCCG from Candidatus Limnocylindrales bacterium includes the following:
- a CDS encoding SDR family oxidoreductase; amino-acid sequence: MSLDLRGHVALVTGGNGGIGLGMASGLAKAGAAIAIWGRNSVKNDEAKAALERLGAKARAYVVDVTSEEQVAEAMKRAVGDLGRVDSCFANAGVGKAAAFPEMTLADWNAVVDINLVGAFLTFREASRHMIERGGGGKLVGIASIGSIHGMPRQAQYSASKAGLTAMVRSLAVELARHGIQANTILPGWIETDMTEGARSWDKLRETVVHRTPARRWGTPADFEGIAVYLASRASDFHTGDTIRIDGGYAVF
- a CDS encoding CbiX/SirB N-terminal domain-containing protein, with the translated sequence MPVLLTCRLRAAKDHAGAARGGSGAPLLAVSRTVTAERDSKPPETRAGNRSRIALIVVDHGSRNEASNASLDAAVREIAALAGDRYIAVLPAHMDLASPTIAEAFDRAAAAGASLVVVALYFLAPGRHSEIDVPRLAAEAAGRHSGIGFVVTACLGPDTAISGLVVARAEAALSLRES
- a CDS encoding LLM class F420-dependent oxidoreductase, with the protein product MKFATALAFNDPLHFAEMARTADECGWDWFAVSDHLVFPEKLDSAYPYAKDGKPYWSTSTPWPDPWTAIAAMAAVTKRLRFMTNIYILPVRNPVLIAKQIATVAYMSGGRVALGIGTGWMKEEFELLEVNFHTRGKRMDEEIDILRTLWRGGMVEYHGKHYNFDRLEMSPVPKEPVPILVGGVSDAALRRAARTGDGWIAVQHSTEELRELLGKLGALRKEFGTDAKPFEAVVACTDVFDVDGYRRIEDLGATTLTTAPWVLYGADPNSLEEKKDSLKRFADDVISKFRS
- a CDS encoding TetR/AcrR family transcriptional regulator, encoding MPNKKPKRVRRTAEEAKVMILDAAERRLRELGPAGIKLQELAADVGVSHPAILHHFGSRDGLVEAVVRRALDTLRDSTLDQVRQHMRREVDIPSILDAVFGILAERGHARLVAWLILEGKNSRDESRLMRALAEAAHVRMISGGWTEGRHFEFEDMLFTIMLVGTAALGSGVAGEAMRFSCGIEDDTGVEERFRRWLSALISHYLSGTGTFAPPAAKAAEPK
- a CDS encoding cyclase family protein — encoded protein: MERVREIAAKVSNWGRWGAEDERGTLNLITPEVVRRATACVRRGDIFSLGLSLGADGPQSGTVIGRFNPQHYMTAIGTLIGEDPRGFCYSDDVLTLPLQCSTQWDSLAHVHYDGKLYNGYPVSDHLGVGGATRNGIDKLAEGGILSRGVLVDLARHRGVERLAPGSAIRPSELDDALAKQGSKLLPGDILVLRTGHLSVFTKDGDRETYLWQGPGLGIDAAEWIHAHDLAAVCSDTTAVEVMPCEDPSLLYPLHLLAIRDMGMPFGEMFQLDAFAEDCAADGCWEFLLTAPPLKVTGGIGSPVNPLAVK
- a CDS encoding LLM class flavin-dependent oxidoreductase — encoded protein: MKLDLFAMPTIPSTNEERAQLRPIGRSTERYQMMLDELRQLVILADELGVDAFSTTEHHFHTEGGEVSVNPVLLYADFAARTKRITFAPMSIVLPTADPIRVAEDIAILDQLTKGRVAVAFARGYQKKWMKVLGQGAESATGQGDKGDSANRDIYDEKLEIVQKAWTEDCFSYNGHHYKVPFPYEGIDGWAAPEWTRNYGARGEIDDAGVIRKIGVVPRPYQQPHPPIWAPFTLSEKSLIDCAHRGIMPWVFESSPEGFLKWANLYQNEAAKGGHKLKLGQRLGAVRAITIGKTREEAFELAAKTTGYEYHHYFNLFGFGEVFRSPEDDTSMRPLKFKDEHVATQRMIDKGYQLCGTIDDVKRQLAALVKCHGDGDLEWISWNFFYQGTVPWQVQADQLELFVTKVLPEFHY
- a CDS encoding VOC family protein, with protein sequence MSVIRFGHLGICVSSLAKSVPFYRDLLGFRALTEVEVRGADADRLLGLSGVDQTTVFLERDGVRLALFEFRSPKREGAWRPRALNVPGMAAIMLRVDNLDATLAKMREARVTVLDDTRTDYPEYNSRLVFLTDPDGTMIELVEIPGDPYAPFGKPYSGA
- a CDS encoding homogentisate 1,2-dioxygenase; the encoded protein is MKSMNSWFHLSKGQVSRQAHVSVPGGLKEEEIGRGGFQGRVAEMYRRNEPTGWLRVEGDFAPLDLDGQQIGASDETNVRGLPTRCFYNDDLVISVSRRSEPMPYWYRNADADEIWFTHRGAGVIETEFGPLDFKAGDYVVLPKGVTFRVVPSTRDNYFLHIESTGEISLAEHTLLGRHNPYDPTLLMIPEPAAYENDGRPEYEVRVKRAGSFTSFFYATHPLDVVGWKGDLFPFRFHNLDFRAVVSDRNHVPPTAFALFQGPGWIICNFVPRPAEMERGTARLPYYHRNMDYDEIGFLHGGTMMGAPMHKATFMVHPRGAVHGPGEDARAMAEQHWDAISYYDLEAVNIDALRPLTITAEARATARSAVQLINPNRPDESGLMPNRPDESGLMPDRPDESGLMPDRPDNSPA
- a CDS encoding nuclear transport factor 2 family protein, which translates into the protein MGASPEANKKLIRDYFDAVRSGASDKVVAAFADDVVWWVPPSSPMAGTYRGKEAVLGMFAKGVSLYAPEPMKIEILGMVADDSKVAAEIHITATTAKGAEYSNYYHFLFEIAGGKIAGVKEYVDTLYAQRTLFA